The following proteins are encoded in a genomic region of Sorangiineae bacterium MSr12523:
- a CDS encoding DUF418 domain-containing protein, which yields MLEVASPEAQERDVDASRAVPVDAASRIHDVDVLRGAALFGVLMMNLVDGFRVPYPLRFPLPPDPSWINRATQNVLAVVLQGKAMTMFSLLFGAGMCIFYERAQARGAAPTPLLGRRLLVLLAFGLAHMMLLWNGDVLTSYAVSGLIALPLIRRRPAILLATAVALLAGRAFILWLWPTIVPPSGGASAEHYRDALAIYGSGSYLDVLKFRASEVWYFESRFSLLEVPTEVSNFLIGACIWRAGILRHVERYRRPLLWVALIGIVVGAGYAIFRLTPAGMAWTPRPQGEIFRAATSAILRVFTLGYGALLLLLLHRPMTRAALLRIAPLGQMAFTNYLSHSFLFTTLFYGYAFGLLTKLGVASASVLGVAVYIGQCILSTYWLRWFRFGPFEWVWRCLTYGKLQPMRR from the coding sequence ATGCTGGAAGTCGCATCGCCCGAGGCCCAAGAGCGTGACGTCGATGCTTCGCGCGCAGTACCGGTCGACGCCGCCTCGCGCATCCACGACGTCGACGTGCTCCGCGGCGCGGCGCTCTTCGGCGTGCTCATGATGAACCTGGTGGACGGCTTCCGCGTCCCCTACCCGCTGCGTTTTCCGCTCCCGCCCGATCCCTCGTGGATCAATCGAGCGACCCAGAACGTGCTGGCCGTCGTTCTTCAAGGCAAGGCGATGACCATGTTCTCGCTGCTGTTCGGCGCGGGCATGTGCATCTTCTACGAGCGCGCCCAGGCCCGCGGGGCGGCCCCCACACCGTTGCTCGGGCGCCGCCTGCTCGTGCTCCTCGCATTCGGCCTCGCGCACATGATGCTCCTGTGGAACGGAGACGTACTCACGTCGTATGCCGTCTCGGGGCTCATCGCCCTTCCCTTGATCCGGAGGCGCCCGGCCATCCTGCTGGCCACCGCCGTGGCGCTGCTCGCGGGGCGCGCCTTCATTCTTTGGCTTTGGCCCACCATCGTTCCGCCCTCGGGCGGCGCCTCGGCCGAGCATTATCGCGATGCCCTCGCCATCTATGGATCGGGAAGTTACCTCGATGTTCTGAAATTCCGGGCAAGCGAAGTTTGGTATTTCGAATCTCGATTTTCTTTGTTGGAGGTCCCCACGGAGGTGAGCAATTTCCTCATTGGTGCGTGCATTTGGCGTGCGGGCATCCTCCGTCACGTCGAGCGTTACCGGCGCCCGCTCCTCTGGGTGGCACTGATTGGGATTGTCGTGGGGGCGGGATATGCCATTTTTCGCCTGACCCCGGCGGGCATGGCCTGGACTCCCCGTCCCCAGGGCGAGATTTTCCGCGCGGCGACCAGCGCGATTTTACGTGTATTTACCTTGGGTTACGGGGCGCTTCTCCTTCTATTGCTGCACCGTCCCATGACCCGCGCGGCCTTGCTGCGCATTGCCCCGCTGGGGCAAATGGCATTTACGAATTATCTATCTCATTCCTTTTTGTTCACGACGCTCTTTTATGGATATGCATTTGGCCTGCTCACGAAACTCGGGGTGGCCTCGGCGTCGGTGCTCGGCGTGGCCGTGTACATCGGCCAGTGCATTTTGAGCACGTATTGGCTCCGCTGGTTCCGATTCGGACCGTTCGAATGGGTGTGGCGCTGCCTCACCTATGGCAAGCTGCAACCGATGCGACGCTGA
- a CDS encoding PfaD family polyunsaturated fatty acid/polyketide biosynthesis protein has translation MQRHGVHTNGLSTMGTWSPKDAAPAFEAQDLLRAIPQVREPAYVIREASSGRIGVGTGGEANGARDGGGYALLASLPPLYPEWLGDRSFCEAHRTRFPYIAGEMANGIATTALVIAMAKSGMLGFFGAAGLGLPHVEKALDELERTLGSAAPWGINLIHSPSEPSLEERAADLLVRKGVARVCASAFMGLTPAVVHYASSGLHVGPDGRIRRRTHLFAKISRPEVATRFMSPAPADMLAALVERGKLTREEAELAQRVPVAEDITVESDSGGHTDNRPLGALFPSIAALRTDLTERHGYTRPMRVGAAGGLGTPTAIAAAFSLGADYVLTGSINQAALESGLSVAGKQMLAQADLADVIMAPAADMFELGVKVQVLRRGTMFATRAARLYDAYVTYPSLEAIPNDARKRLEKEVLNASLDTIWSETRQFWLRRDAGEVERAERDPKHRMALVFRWYLGKSSRWAIEGDPARRADYQIWCGPAMGAFNTWVRGSFLANPENRSAAQIALNLLEGAAVISRAQQLRASGVPVPAAAFHFRPRPLS, from the coding sequence ATGCAACGGCACGGTGTGCACACGAATGGATTGTCGACGATGGGAACGTGGTCGCCGAAGGATGCGGCTCCCGCGTTCGAAGCGCAGGATCTTCTCCGCGCGATTCCGCAGGTCCGCGAACCCGCGTACGTGATTCGCGAAGCATCGAGCGGTCGCATCGGCGTCGGCACCGGCGGCGAGGCGAACGGTGCACGCGACGGGGGTGGTTACGCATTGCTCGCGAGCTTGCCTCCGCTCTACCCGGAGTGGCTCGGCGATCGATCGTTCTGCGAGGCACACCGCACGCGATTTCCATATATCGCCGGCGAAATGGCCAATGGTATCGCCACCACGGCGCTGGTGATCGCCATGGCCAAGAGCGGCATGCTCGGCTTCTTCGGCGCGGCAGGTCTCGGTCTTCCTCATGTGGAGAAGGCGCTGGACGAGCTCGAACGAACACTGGGCAGTGCTGCGCCATGGGGGATCAACCTCATTCACTCACCGAGCGAACCCTCGCTCGAGGAGCGCGCGGCGGACCTTTTGGTTCGTAAGGGTGTCGCACGGGTGTGCGCTTCGGCCTTCATGGGATTGACCCCGGCGGTCGTGCATTATGCCTCGAGCGGTCTCCATGTTGGTCCTGACGGACGTATCCGGAGACGGACTCACCTTTTTGCAAAGATCTCGCGGCCGGAAGTGGCCACCCGTTTCATGTCCCCCGCGCCGGCCGATATGCTTGCGGCGTTGGTCGAGCGCGGAAAGCTCACGCGCGAGGAGGCGGAGCTCGCGCAGCGTGTTCCCGTGGCCGAGGACATCACCGTGGAGTCGGACTCCGGTGGGCATACGGACAATCGTCCGCTCGGCGCGCTCTTTCCCTCCATTGCGGCCTTGCGCACGGACCTCACCGAGCGCCATGGATACACGCGCCCGATGCGGGTGGGCGCTGCCGGTGGTCTCGGCACGCCCACTGCAATCGCCGCGGCCTTCTCCTTGGGGGCCGATTATGTGCTCACCGGATCGATCAACCAGGCCGCGCTCGAATCGGGATTGTCCGTGGCCGGAAAGCAGATGCTCGCCCAGGCCGACCTAGCGGACGTCATCATGGCGCCCGCAGCCGACATGTTCGAGCTCGGGGTGAAAGTTCAAGTGTTGCGCCGTGGGACGATGTTTGCCACCCGGGCGGCCCGTCTCTACGACGCTTACGTCACCTATCCATCGCTCGAGGCCATTCCCAACGATGCGCGCAAGCGCCTCGAGAAGGAAGTGCTCAATGCGTCGCTGGATACCATCTGGTCGGAGACCCGCCAATTCTGGCTTCGCCGCGACGCCGGCGAGGTCGAGCGCGCCGAGCGCGATCCCAAACACCGCATGGCACTCGTCTTCCGCTGGTACCTCGGCAAGTCCAGCCGATGGGCCATCGAAGGCGATCCGGCCCGGCGCGCGGATTACCAGATCTGGTGCGGCCCAGCGATGGGCGCATTCAATACTTGGGTTCGCGGGTCGTTTCTGGCCAATCCCGAGAATCGCTCGGCCGCGCAGATTGCGCTGAACCTGCTGGAAGGCGCCGCCGTCATCAGCCGCGCGCAGCAGCTTCGCGCATCGGGTGTGCCCGTTCCCGCTGCTGCATTCCACTTTCGTCCTCGCCCGCTTTCCTGA
- a CDS encoding 1-acyl-sn-glycerol-3-phosphate acyltransferase: MMTKRVFPPLRALLRTGYLSLSVEGVEHVPRSGPAIYVGNHAGWFTMDTFLGAIALADNVGLDRLPWGAVQDELLHVPKIGRFFEAFGGFPASWLRTPELIPREMEVFSVYPEGTEGNCKSFLHAYRMREWRTGFLRIALARGAPIIPVAIVGGEECLPVAWTLRFVKPILGTILPLPFTVLPLPARWKFIFHEPIKLSASDLGDEREPVEIRKQRAHRMATKIRDRVQRTLDERTSSHTLARISKFMMKLPKLPASRMAPAFVSGLGPSNGSV; this comes from the coding sequence ATGATGACGAAGCGAGTGTTCCCTCCGCTGCGCGCGTTGTTGCGAACGGGATATCTCTCGCTCAGCGTCGAGGGCGTCGAGCACGTGCCTCGAAGCGGTCCCGCCATCTACGTTGGAAATCACGCTGGCTGGTTCACGATGGACACGTTCCTTGGTGCCATCGCCCTGGCGGACAACGTTGGACTCGATCGGCTCCCTTGGGGCGCGGTTCAGGATGAACTGCTGCATGTGCCCAAAATTGGCCGGTTCTTCGAGGCGTTTGGGGGATTCCCCGCATCGTGGCTCAGAACGCCGGAGTTGATTCCGCGTGAGATGGAAGTCTTCTCGGTTTACCCGGAAGGCACCGAGGGGAATTGCAAATCGTTCCTCCACGCGTACCGCATGCGCGAGTGGCGCACGGGCTTTCTGCGCATCGCCCTCGCGCGGGGCGCACCCATCATTCCCGTCGCCATCGTCGGCGGCGAAGAGTGCTTGCCCGTTGCGTGGACGCTACGCTTCGTCAAACCGATCCTCGGTACGATTCTGCCGCTGCCCTTCACGGTGCTGCCGTTGCCGGCTCGATGGAAATTCATTTTCCACGAGCCCATAAAGCTGAGCGCCAGCGATCTCGGTGATGAACGTGAGCCCGTCGAAATAAGGAAACAACGTGCTCACCGTATGGCCACGAAAATAAGAGACCGTGTTCAACGTACACTCGACGAACGAACATCGAGCCACACGTTGGCACGGATTTCGAAGTTCATGATGAAGCTGCCGAAGCTGCCGGCATCGAGAATGGCTCCCGCTTTCGTTTCGGGGTTGGGGCCTTCGAATGGCTCTGTTTAG
- a CDS encoding SDR family NAD(P)-dependent oxidoreductase, which translates to MSQTPIAVIGISALFPGSTDAKGFWSDILAGRDLVSEVPPTHWLIEDYYDPNPAAPDKTYCKRGAFLGPVDFDPMEFGVPPNIMPATDTAQLLALIVAQKVLDDVGESFKSIDREKVSVILGVTSGQELLGSMVSRLQRPIWLKALRDSGIAESEAQSICERIANHYVPWQESSFPGLLGNVVAGRIANRFDLHGTNCVTDAACASALSALSMGMNELAVGQSDLVITGGVDTMNDILMYMCFSKTPALSPTGDCRPFASAADGTLLGEGMAMLALRRLEDAERDGNRIYGVIRGLGSSSDGRSKSVYAPLPEGQARALRRAYEQAGYGPESVELMEGHGTATKAGDVAEFTALKQVFGESARGNGAWCALGSVKSQIGHTKASAGIAGLLKTVLALHHKVLPPTIKVDAPNPNLEIEQSPFYLNTHARPWIRESTHARRASVSSFGFGGSNFHVALEEYVGSAPKAFRLRSQPSELFVLAAPSAKELASACRTHVAKVKESGLSASARASQAGFDSSEGSRLAVVASSADELVAKLEQAAGLLDAGGGKAFSTPTGIHYDEGALDGSIAFLFSGQGSQYVGMGADLAMAFDAAREVWDDAAALQFDGVPVHEVVFPRPVFSDADREAQAARLTATEWAQPAIGVTSLAALSVLREAGVHPDAVAGHSFGEVTALCAAGALDAKSLVAVARARGTLMRDAATTPGAMTAVPLPIDEVRPLVDGTDVVIANHNHPTQVVLSGSVEAIERIERALTEKKVNAKRLPVATAFHSPLVSGASAQFGEFLAKTPFRTPVLDVYSNTDADLYTDDVRTRLAEQLARPVRFVDQIEKMWERGVRTFVEVGPGAVLTDFVTRTLGERPHRAIATDRKGRHGVTSLNEALGRLAVAGVAVDFSILWSHDAPVRDTPARKKPQMAIAITGANVGKPYPPPHPQPRVVVEEPKPRVVVEERRAPVHIANGANGMNGTNGLNGSNGTNGSSLMHKPVRAHVAPVTREVEKREPVAWSPDAQVAWLQAYQEAQRTMAEAHATYQRITAESHMAFLKAAETSYSALAAMVEPSSTVSVASAPALITSYVAPPPPPPPVEEVPFVEAQPAPPPAPVAPVVTHAAPPPPPPAPKEAPAPVAAPAPAPGVDLEALLLTVVADKTGYPVEMLGMHMELEADLGVDSIKRVEILSGMRERAPGLPEVVASEMAALRTLGQIVGYMRERGAVGEGGARPFVQTGRGTSPLPSAPEQARTSRTQRYVVQERPAPAAGLAQAGLLGAKRVVVTDDATGVAQALARTLVRAGLPAEVVAEVPADADAVIFLGGLRPVASVDEALAVDTEAFHAARAVAKRFSNERGVFVTVQDTGGDFGLAGKEPLRAWLGGVAALARTAALEWNQASVKAIDVERADRSAEALAEVLAAELLEGGSAREVGLHGDGTRTTLASVPVAIASGTRVLNEQSVLVVSGGARGVTASSLVALVRQTRARVALFGRTPLTEEPAVCRGQRDDASLKRVLLADARARGESLTPATLGAQVARIVANREIRATLDAIHDAGGQVRYFDVDVQDTARLHEALASIRQTWGPITGIVHGAGVLADKFIAEKTPEQFAKVFGTKVLGLRALLDATASDPLALIALFSSVAARTGNPGQSDYAMANEVLNAIASAERRRRQGACVVKSIGWGPWEGGMVTPALKALFEERKVPLLSIEDGANRFVQEVQGSPDEVVTVIGGELGAAPERVTSVEARVDRSSHPFLVDHSVGSRVVLPMVMALDWLVRAAHDGWPESRCIELRDLKVLRGIKLERYDTGGDVFTVTCRPRPSQSEQLLQAELRGAGNALHYNATLVLAPSSPTVQRASVTEPSLGPWTKVIYDGHILFHGPKFQMIRAIEGVSRDGMVGTLHGVRELGWSHPSFQTDPGILDGALQLAGLWACHVLGGATLPMAIARYRIHQALPEGDIRCIVHGRQIHHARGVADVALVDAQGRLVGELLGVENVLRPGEPLNAAPESAAHAI; encoded by the coding sequence ATGTCCCAGACTCCCATTGCGGTCATCGGGATTAGTGCTCTTTTTCCCGGCTCCACCGACGCGAAAGGCTTTTGGTCCGATATTCTTGCCGGTCGCGATCTGGTCTCCGAGGTACCTCCGACCCACTGGCTGATCGAGGACTATTACGATCCGAACCCAGCGGCGCCGGATAAAACGTACTGCAAACGCGGCGCGTTCCTCGGTCCGGTCGATTTCGATCCCATGGAGTTCGGTGTGCCGCCGAACATCATGCCGGCGACCGATACGGCGCAGCTTCTCGCGCTCATCGTGGCGCAGAAGGTGCTCGATGACGTCGGCGAGTCCTTCAAGTCGATCGACCGCGAAAAGGTGAGCGTCATCTTGGGGGTCACCTCGGGTCAGGAATTACTCGGGTCGATGGTGAGCCGTCTGCAACGACCCATTTGGCTCAAGGCTTTGCGCGACTCCGGTATTGCCGAGTCCGAGGCCCAGAGCATTTGCGAGCGCATTGCAAACCATTACGTGCCCTGGCAGGAATCCAGCTTTCCCGGCCTGTTGGGCAATGTGGTGGCCGGTCGCATTGCGAACCGCTTCGACCTGCACGGCACCAATTGCGTGACGGATGCGGCGTGCGCGAGCGCGCTCTCGGCGCTCTCCATGGGCATGAACGAGCTGGCCGTCGGCCAGAGCGATCTCGTGATCACGGGCGGTGTCGACACGATGAACGACATCCTCATGTACATGTGCTTCAGCAAGACGCCGGCCCTGTCGCCGACCGGCGATTGCCGGCCCTTTGCCAGCGCGGCGGACGGCACCTTGCTCGGCGAGGGTATGGCCATGTTGGCACTGCGGCGTCTCGAGGACGCCGAGCGCGATGGCAATCGCATTTACGGTGTCATTCGCGGGTTGGGCTCATCGTCCGACGGGCGCAGCAAGAGCGTGTACGCACCGCTGCCCGAGGGGCAAGCGCGCGCGCTCCGGCGTGCCTACGAGCAAGCGGGGTACGGGCCCGAGTCCGTCGAATTGATGGAGGGACACGGCACCGCCACGAAGGCGGGTGACGTGGCGGAGTTCACCGCACTCAAACAGGTCTTCGGCGAGAGTGCGCGCGGAAACGGGGCGTGGTGCGCGTTGGGATCGGTCAAATCGCAGATCGGTCACACGAAAGCGTCGGCCGGCATCGCCGGGTTGCTCAAGACGGTGCTGGCCCTGCACCACAAGGTGCTGCCCCCCACTATTAAGGTGGACGCGCCGAACCCCAACCTGGAAATCGAGCAGAGCCCATTTTATCTCAATACGCACGCGCGTCCGTGGATTCGCGAAAGCACGCATGCGCGCCGTGCGTCGGTATCGAGCTTTGGCTTCGGCGGAAGCAACTTCCACGTGGCGCTCGAGGAATACGTGGGGAGTGCGCCCAAAGCGTTTCGGTTGCGTTCGCAGCCCAGCGAGCTTTTCGTGCTCGCCGCGCCCTCGGCCAAGGAGCTCGCCTCGGCGTGCCGAACGCATGTGGCGAAGGTGAAAGAGTCGGGACTCTCGGCGAGCGCACGCGCTTCGCAGGCCGGGTTCGACAGCAGCGAAGGCTCGCGCCTCGCGGTGGTGGCCAGCAGCGCCGACGAACTCGTGGCCAAGTTGGAACAGGCCGCGGGGCTGCTCGATGCTGGCGGCGGGAAAGCGTTCTCCACGCCGACCGGCATTCACTACGACGAGGGGGCCCTCGACGGGAGCATCGCGTTTCTGTTCTCGGGGCAGGGAAGCCAGTACGTCGGCATGGGCGCCGACCTGGCCATGGCCTTCGATGCGGCGCGCGAAGTGTGGGACGATGCGGCGGCCCTGCAGTTCGACGGAGTGCCGGTGCACGAGGTGGTGTTCCCGCGCCCGGTGTTCAGCGATGCCGATCGCGAGGCGCAGGCCGCGCGCCTCACGGCCACGGAATGGGCGCAGCCGGCCATCGGCGTCACCAGCCTGGCCGCGCTTTCCGTGCTGCGCGAGGCCGGGGTGCACCCGGATGCCGTCGCCGGACATAGCTTCGGCGAAGTCACCGCACTTTGCGCGGCCGGTGCGCTCGATGCGAAGTCGCTGGTCGCGGTGGCGCGGGCGCGCGGCACCTTGATGCGTGACGCGGCCACGACACCGGGCGCGATGACCGCGGTGCCGCTGCCGATCGACGAGGTTCGCCCGCTGGTCGACGGCACCGACGTGGTCATTGCGAACCACAATCATCCGACGCAAGTCGTGCTCTCCGGCAGCGTGGAGGCCATCGAACGAATCGAGCGCGCGCTGACCGAGAAGAAGGTCAACGCGAAGCGCCTGCCCGTGGCGACGGCGTTCCATAGCCCGCTGGTCTCGGGCGCGAGCGCTCAGTTCGGGGAGTTCCTCGCGAAGACGCCATTCCGGACCCCGGTGCTCGACGTGTATTCGAACACCGACGCGGACCTTTACACGGACGATGTGCGCACCCGCCTTGCCGAGCAATTGGCGCGGCCCGTGCGGTTCGTCGACCAAATCGAGAAGATGTGGGAGCGCGGGGTGAGGACCTTCGTGGAGGTCGGCCCCGGTGCGGTGCTCACGGACTTCGTCACGCGCACCTTGGGCGAGCGCCCGCATCGTGCGATTGCGACGGATCGCAAGGGACGCCACGGCGTCACGAGCTTGAATGAGGCGCTGGGCCGGCTCGCAGTGGCGGGCGTCGCGGTGGACTTCTCGATCCTGTGGTCCCACGACGCACCCGTGCGCGATACGCCGGCGCGCAAGAAGCCGCAGATGGCCATTGCCATCACCGGCGCCAACGTCGGCAAGCCGTACCCACCGCCGCATCCGCAGCCGCGGGTGGTGGTCGAAGAACCCAAACCGCGGGTGGTGGTCGAAGAACGTCGTGCGCCGGTGCACATAGCGAACGGAGCGAACGGAATGAACGGAACGAATGGTCTGAATGGATCCAACGGGACGAACGGGTCCTCGTTGATGCACAAGCCGGTGCGGGCGCATGTCGCGCCTGTCACGCGGGAAGTGGAGAAACGAGAACCCGTTGCGTGGTCGCCCGATGCCCAAGTGGCATGGTTGCAGGCGTACCAGGAGGCGCAGCGCACGATGGCCGAGGCGCATGCGACGTACCAACGCATCACGGCCGAGAGCCACATGGCCTTCCTCAAGGCGGCGGAAACGTCGTACTCGGCGCTCGCCGCGATGGTCGAGCCGTCGTCCACGGTGTCGGTTGCCTCGGCACCGGCCTTGATCACGTCGTACGTGGCCCCGCCGCCGCCTCCACCGCCGGTGGAGGAGGTGCCGTTCGTGGAGGCGCAACCTGCGCCGCCGCCCGCGCCCGTTGCGCCCGTCGTGACGCACGCGGCCCCGCCGCCGCCGCCGCCCGCACCGAAGGAGGCGCCTGCGCCGGTCGCGGCACCCGCGCCCGCACCGGGTGTGGATCTGGAAGCATTGCTGCTCACCGTCGTGGCCGACAAGACCGGGTACCCGGTCGAGATGCTCGGCATGCACATGGAGCTCGAGGCCGATCTCGGCGTCGACTCCATCAAGCGGGTCGAGATCCTCTCGGGCATGCGCGAGCGTGCGCCGGGGCTGCCGGAGGTCGTGGCCAGTGAAATGGCCGCCCTGCGGACACTGGGGCAGATCGTGGGGTACATGCGCGAGCGCGGCGCCGTTGGAGAAGGCGGTGCCCGCCCTTTCGTCCAGACGGGGAGGGGAACGTCTCCTCTCCCCAGCGCGCCTGAGCAAGCGCGCACTTCACGCACCCAGCGCTACGTCGTGCAGGAGCGGCCGGCACCGGCGGCGGGCTTGGCCCAAGCCGGTTTGCTCGGCGCCAAGCGCGTCGTAGTCACGGACGATGCCACGGGCGTGGCGCAGGCTCTCGCGCGCACTCTGGTGCGCGCGGGCCTGCCCGCGGAGGTCGTGGCGGAGGTTCCCGCAGATGCCGACGCGGTGATCTTTCTCGGAGGGCTTCGTCCGGTGGCCAGCGTCGACGAGGCGCTGGCTGTCGACACGGAGGCCTTTCACGCAGCGCGCGCCGTGGCGAAGCGCTTCTCGAACGAGCGCGGCGTCTTCGTCACGGTGCAGGACACCGGCGGCGACTTCGGTCTCGCCGGCAAGGAGCCTCTGCGCGCATGGCTCGGTGGTGTGGCCGCCCTGGCGCGCACCGCCGCGCTCGAGTGGAACCAGGCCTCGGTCAAAGCCATCGACGTGGAGCGCGCAGATCGCTCGGCCGAGGCCTTGGCCGAGGTGCTGGCTGCCGAGTTGCTCGAGGGCGGCAGTGCACGCGAAGTCGGCCTGCACGGCGACGGCACGCGAACGACCTTGGCCAGTGTACCCGTGGCCATCGCGTCAGGTACACGCGTTCTGAATGAACAATCCGTGCTCGTCGTCTCCGGCGGCGCGCGCGGAGTGACTGCCTCGTCGCTGGTGGCGCTGGTTCGCCAAACGCGTGCGCGGGTGGCGCTGTTCGGACGCACGCCGCTGACCGAAGAACCGGCGGTATGCCGCGGCCAGCGCGACGATGCGTCCCTCAAACGCGTGCTCCTGGCCGATGCACGCGCACGCGGTGAAAGTCTTACGCCGGCGACGTTGGGCGCGCAGGTCGCGCGCATCGTCGCCAATCGCGAGATCCGCGCGACGCTCGACGCCATCCACGATGCCGGCGGCCAGGTGCGCTACTTCGACGTGGACGTGCAGGACACCGCACGCCTTCACGAAGCGCTCGCCTCGATCCGGCAGACGTGGGGCCCCATCACCGGCATCGTGCACGGTGCGGGGGTGCTCGCGGACAAGTTCATCGCCGAAAAGACCCCCGAGCAATTCGCCAAGGTCTTCGGGACCAAAGTCCTCGGCTTGCGCGCGCTGCTCGACGCGACGGCGAGCGATCCGCTCGCGCTCATCGCGCTCTTCTCGTCGGTGGCCGCACGCACCGGCAACCCCGGTCAGAGCGATTACGCCATGGCCAACGAAGTCCTCAACGCCATCGCCTCCGCCGAGCGACGCCGCCGTCAGGGCGCGTGCGTGGTGAAGTCCATCGGCTGGGGACCCTGGGAAGGCGGCATGGTCACCCCCGCACTGAAAGCGCTCTTCGAGGAGCGCAAGGTGCCGCTGCTCTCCATCGAAGACGGTGCAAACCGCTTCGTCCAGGAGGTGCAAGGTTCGCCGGACGAAGTGGTCACGGTCATCGGCGGCGAGCTCGGTGCAGCACCGGAACGCGTCACCTCCGTGGAGGCGCGCGTCGATCGAAGCTCGCATCCATTCCTGGTCGATCACAGCGTGGGAAGCCGTGTCGTTCTGCCCATGGTGATGGCCCTCGATTGGCTCGTGCGTGCCGCGCACGACGGGTGGCCCGAGTCGCGGTGCATCGAACTGCGTGACCTCAAGGTCCTTCGCGGGATCAAACTCGAACGCTACGACACGGGCGGTGACGTCTTCACCGTGACGTGCCGCCCTCGCCCGAGCCAGAGCGAGCAACTGCTCCAGGCCGAGCTGCGCGGCGCCGGAAACGCGTTGCACTACAATGCGACGCTCGTTCTCGCGCCGAGTTCACCCACCGTGCAACGGGCCTCGGTGACCGAGCCGTCGCTCGGGCCGTGGACCAAGGTGATCTACGACGGCCACATCCTCTTCCACGGGCCGAAGTTCCAAATGATCCGCGCCATCGAAGGCGTCTCGCGCGATGGCATGGTCGGAACCCTCCACGGCGTGCGCGAGCTCGGCTGGAGCCATCCCTCCTTCCAGACCGATCCGGGGATCCTCGACGGAGCTTTGCAGCTCGCCGGTCTCTGGGCGTGCCACGTGCTCGGCGGGGCCACCTTGCCGATGGCCATCGCGCGCTACCGCATCCATCAGGCCCTCCCCGAGGGCGACATCCGTTGCATCGTGCACGGTCGCCAGATCCACCATGCGCGCGGCGTCGCCGACGTGGCGCTCGTCGATGCGCAAGGCCGGCTCGTGGGCGAGCTGCTCGGCGTCGAAAATGTGCTCCGTCCCGGCGAACCTCTCAACGCGGCTCCAGAAAGCGCGGCCCATGCAATTTGA